The Pantoea phytobeneficialis genome has a segment encoding these proteins:
- the dnaJ gene encoding molecular chaperone DnaJ translates to MAKSDFYEILGVSKSADEREIKKAYKRLAMKYHPDRNPGDKEAEAKFKEVKEAYEILTDAQKRAAYDQYGHAAFEQGGMGGGGFGGGGFGGGADFSDIFGDVFGDIFGGGRRQRAARGADLRYNMDLTLEEAVRGVTKEIRIPTLEECDVCHGSGAKAGTQPQTCPTCHGAGQVQMRQGFFTVQQACPTCHGRGSVIKDPCNACHGHGRVERSKTLSVKIPAGVDTGDRIRLSGEGEAGEHGAPAGDLYVQVSVKKHPIFEREDNNLYCEVPINFAMAALGGEIEVPTLDGRVKLKVPSETQTGKLFRMRGKGVKSVRGGAVGDLLCRVVVETPVSLNDKQKALLRELEESFGGPTGEKNSPRSKSFFDGVKKFFDDLTR, encoded by the coding sequence ATGGCGAAGAGTGATTTTTACGAGATCTTAGGCGTCTCTAAATCGGCAGATGAGCGCGAAATCAAAAAGGCGTATAAGCGCCTGGCGATGAAATATCACCCGGACCGTAACCCGGGCGATAAAGAAGCCGAAGCGAAATTCAAAGAGGTTAAAGAAGCCTACGAAATTCTGACCGACGCGCAGAAGCGTGCGGCCTACGATCAGTACGGTCATGCGGCCTTCGAACAGGGCGGCATGGGTGGCGGTGGATTTGGCGGCGGCGGCTTCGGTGGCGGTGCTGACTTCAGCGATATCTTTGGCGACGTATTTGGCGATATCTTTGGTGGTGGTCGCCGTCAGCGCGCTGCCCGTGGCGCCGATTTACGCTACAACATGGACCTGACGCTGGAAGAAGCGGTACGCGGCGTGACCAAAGAGATCCGCATTCCAACCCTGGAAGAGTGTGATGTTTGCCACGGCAGCGGGGCGAAAGCCGGGACTCAACCGCAAACCTGTCCAACCTGTCATGGTGCAGGCCAGGTGCAGATGCGTCAGGGCTTCTTTACCGTACAGCAGGCGTGTCCGACCTGTCATGGCCGTGGCTCGGTGATCAAAGATCCGTGCAACGCCTGTCATGGCCACGGTCGTGTTGAACGCTCGAAAACCTTGTCAGTGAAAATCCCGGCAGGTGTTGATACCGGCGATCGTATCCGTCTGAGCGGCGAAGGGGAAGCGGGCGAGCATGGCGCACCGGCGGGCGATCTGTACGTTCAGGTGTCAGTGAAAAAACACCCGATCTTCGAGCGTGAAGATAACAACCTGTACTGTGAAGTACCGATCAACTTTGCGATGGCTGCACTGGGTGGCGAGATTGAAGTGCCGACTCTGGATGGTCGTGTGAAGCTGAAAGTACCGTCAGAAACGCAAACCGGCAAGCTGTTCCGCATGCGTGGTAAAGGCGTGAAATCAGTGCGTGGTGGTGCCGTGGGCGATCTGCTGTGCCGCGTGGTGGTGGAAACCCCGGTTAGCCTGAACGACAAACAGAAAGCGCTGTTGCGTGAACTGGAAGAGAGTTTTGGCGGCCCAACCGGTGAGAAAAACAGCCCGCGTTCGAAGAGTTTCTTCGATGGCGTGAAGAAGTTTTTTGATGATTTAACCCGCTAA
- the nhaA gene encoding Na+/H+ antiporter NhaA → MNIRLKKLLNSDATSGVVLIIAAAIAMLLANSASTQQGYLDLLEIPVEFRFGSLDISKNLLLWINDALMAVFFLMVGLEVKREMVMGALARRDQAIFPLIAAVGGMLVPGLLFLLFNAGDAATRSGWAIPTATDIAFALGILALLGSRVPPALKIFLMALAIIDDLGAIVIIALFYTSDLSMVSLGVAAGAIAVLGIMNLLNVRNTGLYLLVGLVLWTAVLKSGVHATLAGVVVGFLIPLEKKNGHSPAIHLEHALHPWVRWLILPLFAFANAGVSLAGVTPGSLFSLLPLGIMLGLFVGKPLGITLFCWLSVKTGLAKLPDNTSLRDIAAVGVLCGIGFTMSIFIASLAYGEAAPELITLAKLGILLGSIISAVVGYLLLWRRLPRQAA, encoded by the coding sequence GTGAATATCCGATTGAAAAAACTCCTGAATAGTGACGCCACCAGCGGGGTGGTGCTCATCATCGCCGCAGCCATTGCCATGTTGCTGGCCAACAGCGCCAGCACCCAGCAGGGCTATCTTGACCTGCTTGAAATCCCGGTGGAGTTTCGTTTTGGCTCACTGGATATCAGTAAAAACCTGTTGCTGTGGATCAACGATGCGCTGATGGCGGTGTTCTTCCTGATGGTCGGTCTGGAAGTGAAGCGCGAAATGGTCATGGGGGCACTGGCACGCCGCGACCAGGCGATTTTCCCGTTGATTGCTGCCGTTGGCGGCATGCTGGTACCGGGACTGCTGTTCCTGTTGTTTAACGCCGGGGATGCGGCCACGCGCAGCGGTTGGGCGATCCCGACGGCGACCGATATCGCTTTTGCCCTGGGTATTCTGGCGCTGCTGGGTAGCCGTGTGCCGCCAGCGTTGAAGATCTTCCTCATGGCGCTGGCGATCATTGACGATCTGGGCGCTATCGTGATTATTGCGCTGTTCTACACCAGCGATCTGTCGATGGTATCGTTGGGGGTAGCGGCTGGCGCGATTGCGGTGCTCGGCATCATGAATTTGCTGAACGTACGTAATACCGGCCTCTATCTGCTGGTTGGGCTGGTGTTGTGGACGGCGGTATTGAAATCCGGTGTGCATGCCACGCTGGCGGGCGTGGTGGTGGGCTTCCTGATCCCACTGGAGAAGAAAAATGGTCACTCCCCGGCAATCCACCTGGAACACGCGCTGCATCCGTGGGTACGCTGGCTGATTCTGCCGTTGTTTGCCTTTGCTAACGCAGGGGTATCGCTGGCCGGGGTGACACCAGGCAGCCTGTTCTCGTTGCTGCCGCTTGGCATCATGCTCGGCCTGTTTGTCGGTAAACCGCTCGGCATTACCTTATTCTGCTGGCTCAGCGTTAAAACCGGGTTGGCAAAATTGCCGGATAACACCTCGCTACGTGATATCGCGGCTGTCGGCGTGTTGTGTGGCATTGGCTTTACCATGTCGATCTTTATCGCCTCGCTGGCATACGGTGAAGCCGCGCCTGAGCTGATTACGCTGGCGAAGTTGGGCATTTTACTGGGTTCGATAATCTCGGCGGTGGTCGGTTACTTGCTGCTGTGGCGGCGTCTGCCGCGTCAGGCGGCGTAA
- the nhaR gene encoding transcriptional activator NhaR, with product MSHINYNHLYYFWHVCREGSIVGAAEALFLTPQTITGQIKALEERLQGKLFRRQGRGLVPTELGQLVFRYADRMFMLSQEMLDIVNYRKESNLLFDVGIADALSKQLVSQVLEAAVVADEKIHLRCFESTHEMLLEQLSQHKLDMIVSDCPIDSTQQEGLFSVKLGECPVSFWCYAPWPEQTFPASLEQRRLLIPGRRSMLGRKLLNWIHSQGLQVEILGEFDDAALMKAFGAQHNAIFVAPTLYGEAVYRDEAIQEIGRLDVVMEEYHVIFAERMIQHPAVQRICHRDFSALFSGKSQA from the coding sequence ATGTCACATATCAACTACAACCATCTGTATTACTTCTGGCATGTGTGCCGTGAGGGATCGATTGTCGGAGCGGCAGAGGCACTGTTCCTCACGCCACAAACCATCACCGGGCAGATCAAGGCGCTGGAGGAGCGTCTGCAAGGCAAATTGTTTCGTCGGCAGGGCCGCGGTCTGGTGCCGACGGAGCTGGGGCAACTGGTGTTCCGCTATGCCGACCGAATGTTTATGCTCAGCCAGGAGATGCTCGATATCGTCAACTATCGCAAAGAGTCAAACCTGCTGTTTGATGTGGGTATTGCGGATGCGCTCTCCAAGCAACTGGTGAGTCAGGTGCTGGAGGCGGCAGTGGTCGCGGATGAGAAGATTCATCTGCGCTGCTTTGAATCGACACATGAGATGCTGCTGGAGCAATTAAGCCAGCATAAGCTGGATATGATTGTCTCGGACTGCCCGATTGATTCAACGCAGCAGGAGGGGTTGTTTTCGGTGAAGCTGGGGGAATGCCCGGTGAGCTTCTGGTGTTATGCCCCGTGGCCGGAACAGACTTTTCCCGCCAGCCTTGAACAGCGGCGTTTGCTGATCCCCGGTCGTCGTTCGATGTTGGGACGTAAGCTACTCAACTGGATTCACAGCCAGGGATTACAGGTCGAAATTCTGGGTGAATTTGATGATGCGGCGCTGATGAAAGCGTTTGGTGCGCAGCACAACGCGATTTTCGTGGCCCCCACGTTGTATGGTGAAGCGGTCTACCGCGATGAGGCTATTCAGGAAATTGGTCGTCTGGATGTGGTGATGGAGGAGTATCATGTGATTTTTGCCGAGCGCATGATCCAGCATCCGGCGGTACAACGCATCTGCCATCGCGACTTCAGCGCGTTGTTTAGCGGCAAATCGCAGGCATAA
- the rpsT gene encoding 30S ribosomal protein S20 encodes MANIKSAKKRAVTSEKRRKHNASNRSMMRTFIKKVYAAIATGDKAAAQNAFNEMQPIVDRQAAKGLIHKNKAARHKANLTAQINKLA; translated from the coding sequence TTGGCTAATATCAAATCAGCTAAGAAACGCGCCGTAACATCTGAGAAACGTCGCAAGCATAACGCGAGCAACCGTTCTATGATGCGTACTTTCATCAAGAAAGTATACGCGGCTATCGCAACAGGCGACAAAGCTGCTGCGCAGAACGCATTCAACGAAATGCAACCGATCGTGGACCGTCAGGCTGCTAAAGGTCTGATCCACAAAAACAAAGCTGCACGTCATAAAGCAAACCTGACTGCACAGATCAACAAACTGGCTTAA
- the ribF gene encoding bifunctional riboflavin kinase/FAD synthetase: MKFIRGIYNLTQQHRGCVLTIGNFDGFHRGHQALMAELVEEGRKRQLPVIVMLFEPQPLELFAGDKAPARLMRLREKLRYLKQAGVDAVLCVRFDRRFAAHSAQVFISELLVEKLNVKFLAVGDDFRFGAGRQGDFLLLQKAGVEYDFDVISTQTFCDGGKRISSTAVRQALAQDDFFQAQALLGHPFSISGRVVHGDALGRTIGFPTANLPLRRTVTPVKGVFAVEVLGLGEHPIPGVANIGTRPTVKGLRQQLEVHLLDTHMNLYGRHIDVVLKQKIRDEQRFASLDALKEQIAKDVVTARQFFGLKTPV, translated from the coding sequence ATGAAGTTTATCCGCGGTATTTACAATCTCACTCAGCAGCATCGCGGCTGCGTCCTGACCATTGGTAATTTTGACGGTTTTCATCGTGGCCATCAGGCATTGATGGCGGAGCTGGTCGAAGAGGGACGTAAGCGTCAGCTGCCGGTGATCGTGATGCTGTTCGAACCGCAGCCGCTGGAGCTGTTTGCGGGCGATAAAGCCCCGGCTCGTCTGATGCGTCTGCGTGAAAAGCTGAGGTATCTTAAGCAGGCCGGCGTCGATGCGGTGTTATGTGTTCGTTTCGATCGTCGTTTTGCTGCCCATTCAGCACAGGTTTTCATCTCTGAACTGCTGGTGGAGAAACTGAACGTTAAATTTCTCGCTGTTGGTGATGATTTCCGCTTTGGTGCTGGTCGCCAGGGGGATTTCCTGTTATTACAGAAAGCCGGTGTGGAATATGACTTTGATGTCATCAGCACCCAGACATTTTGTGATGGCGGCAAACGCATCAGCAGTACTGCGGTGCGTCAGGCGCTGGCGCAGGATGATTTTTTCCAGGCGCAGGCGTTGTTAGGCCATCCCTTCAGCATTTCAGGCCGCGTGGTGCATGGTGATGCCCTGGGCCGTACCATTGGTTTTCCCACCGCCAATCTCCCTTTACGCCGCACAGTAACGCCGGTGAAAGGCGTATTTGCGGTTGAAGTACTGGGCCTGGGTGAACACCCGATCCCCGGCGTTGCCAACATTGGTACGCGTCCGACGGTAAAAGGTCTGCGTCAGCAGCTTGAAGTTCACCTGCTTGACACACATATGAATCTCTATGGACGCCACATTGATGTGGTACTGAAACAGAAGATTCGCGACGAACAGCGTTTCGCCTCGCTGGACGCGTTGAAAGAACAAATAGCGAAAGATGTGGTGACGGCCCGACAATTTTTTGGGCTAAAAACACCGGTTTAA
- the ileS gene encoding isoleucine--tRNA ligase, with amino-acid sequence MSDYKSTLNLPETGFPMRGDLAKREPGMLQRWYDDNLYGIIREAKKGKKTFILHDGPPYANGSIHIGHSVNKILKDIIVKSKGMAGFDSPYVPGWDCHGLPIEHKVEQMIGKPGEKVSAAEFREACRKYAAEQVEGQKKDFIRLGVLGDWDRPYLTMNFQTEANIIRALGKIIGNGHLHKGAKPVHWCLDCRSALAEAEVEYYDKTSPSIDVMFNALDADAVRAKFGVSASEGPVSLVIWTTTPWTMPANRAISLHPEFDYQLLQIEGRSLILAKDLVESVMKRAGISDWRVLGECKGAALELQLFQHPFLEQIQSKVVLGEHVTLEAGTGAVHTAPGHGPDDYVIGQKYGIETANPVGPDGTYLPGTYPTLDGVNVFKANDMIVELLKEKGALLHVEKLLHSYPHCWRHKTPIIFRATPQWFISMDQKGLRAQSLKEIKGVQWIPDWGQARIEAMVANRPDWCISRQRTWGVPMALFVHNETEQLHPDTLELMEKVAQRVEQDGIQAWWDLDPRDLMGDDADNYTKVPDTLDVWFDSGSTSYAVVDARPEFEGHSPDMYLEGSDQHRGWFMSSLMISTAMKGKAPYRQVLTHGFTVDGQGRKMSKSIGNTVAPQDVMDKLGADILRLWVASTDYSGEMAVSDEILKRSADAYRRIRNTARFLLANLNGFNPATDKVSPEEMVVLDRWAVGRALDAQKDIVASYANYDFHEVIQRLMQFCSIEMGSFYLDIIKDRQYTAKGDSLARRSCQTALWHIVEALVRWMAPIMSFTADEIWGYLPGDRAQYVFTEEWYDGLFGLADDETLNDAYWAELLKVRGEVNKVIEQARSDKRIGGALEATVTLYADAELAAKLQALGNELRFVLLTSGATVADYATASDEAQQSELLKGLKIALHKAEGEKCPRCWHYTTDVGQNPEHAAVCGRCYTNVAGNGEERKFA; translated from the coding sequence ATGAGTGACTATAAATCTACCCTGAATTTGCCGGAAACGGGGTTCCCGATGCGTGGCGATCTGGCCAAACGCGAACCGGGAATGCTGCAACGTTGGTATGATGACAACCTGTACGGCATCATCCGCGAAGCCAAAAAAGGGAAAAAAACCTTTATTCTGCACGATGGCCCTCCCTACGCGAACGGCAGCATTCATATTGGTCACTCCGTTAACAAGATTCTGAAAGACATTATCGTTAAATCGAAAGGCATGGCGGGCTTTGATTCGCCTTACGTTCCGGGCTGGGACTGCCACGGTCTGCCGATTGAACACAAAGTTGAGCAGATGATTGGTAAGCCGGGCGAGAAAGTCAGCGCGGCTGAATTCCGCGAAGCTTGTCGCAAGTACGCGGCGGAGCAGGTGGAAGGGCAGAAAAAAGACTTTATCCGTCTTGGCGTGCTGGGCGACTGGGATCGTCCCTACCTGACCATGAATTTCCAGACCGAAGCCAACATCATCCGTGCGCTGGGTAAAATCATCGGCAACGGCCACCTGCACAAGGGCGCGAAGCCGGTGCACTGGTGTCTGGACTGCCGCTCAGCACTGGCGGAAGCGGAAGTCGAATATTACGACAAAACCTCCCCCTCCATCGATGTGATGTTTAACGCGTTAGATGCCGATGCGGTGCGCGCCAAATTTGGCGTATCTGCTTCTGAAGGCCCGGTTTCTCTGGTGATCTGGACCACTACCCCGTGGACCATGCCCGCTAACCGTGCCATCTCGTTGCACCCGGAATTCGACTACCAACTGTTGCAGATCGAAGGCCGCAGCCTGATCCTTGCCAAAGATCTGGTGGAAAGCGTGATGAAACGCGCGGGTATCAGCGACTGGCGTGTGCTGGGCGAATGCAAAGGCGCGGCGCTTGAGCTGCAACTATTCCAGCATCCGTTCCTGGAGCAGATCCAGTCGAAAGTGGTGCTGGGCGAGCACGTCACCCTTGAAGCGGGTACGGGTGCAGTGCATACCGCGCCTGGCCACGGTCCGGACGACTACGTTATCGGTCAGAAATACGGTATCGAAACGGCTAACCCGGTTGGCCCGGATGGCACCTACCTGCCAGGTACCTATCCGACGCTGGATGGCGTTAACGTGTTTAAAGCCAACGATATGATCGTTGAGCTGCTGAAAGAGAAAGGCGCGCTGCTGCATGTGGAAAAACTGCTGCACAGCTACCCGCACTGCTGGCGTCATAAAACGCCGATCATCTTCCGTGCCACCCCACAGTGGTTTATCAGCATGGATCAGAAAGGTCTGCGTGCGCAGTCGCTGAAAGAGATCAAAGGCGTGCAGTGGATCCCGGATTGGGGCCAGGCGCGTATCGAAGCGATGGTCGCCAACCGCCCGGACTGGTGTATCTCCCGTCAGCGCACCTGGGGTGTGCCGATGGCGCTGTTCGTGCACAACGAAACCGAGCAGCTGCACCCGGATACGCTGGAGCTGATGGAAAAAGTGGCGCAGCGTGTCGAGCAGGACGGAATTCAGGCGTGGTGGGATCTGGACCCGCGCGATCTGATGGGCGATGACGCCGACAACTACACCAAAGTGCCGGATACGCTGGATGTCTGGTTCGATTCAGGGTCAACCAGCTATGCCGTCGTTGATGCGCGCCCGGAATTTGAAGGCCATAGCCCGGATATGTATCTGGAAGGCTCGGATCAGCATCGCGGCTGGTTTATGTCTTCACTGATGATCTCCACGGCGATGAAGGGCAAAGCACCGTACCGCCAGGTACTGACGCACGGTTTCACCGTGGATGGTCAGGGCCGCAAGATGTCGAAATCTATCGGCAACACCGTGGCACCGCAGGACGTGATGGATAAGCTGGGTGCTGACATTCTGCGTCTGTGGGTGGCATCAACCGACTACTCTGGCGAAATGGCGGTGTCCGATGAAATTCTGAAGCGTTCCGCAGATGCCTATCGTCGTATCCGTAACACTGCGCGCTTCCTGCTGGCGAACCTGAACGGCTTTAATCCGGCGACCGATAAAGTCAGCCCGGAAGAGATGGTAGTGTTGGATCGTTGGGCCGTTGGCCGTGCGCTGGACGCGCAGAAAGATATCGTCGCGTCATACGCCAATTACGATTTCCATGAAGTGATCCAGCGTCTGATGCAGTTCTGCTCAATTGAGATGGGGTCGTTCTATCTCGACATCATCAAAGACCGTCAGTACACCGCTAAAGGCGACAGCCTGGCGCGTCGCAGCTGCCAGACGGCACTGTGGCATATCGTGGAAGCGCTGGTGCGCTGGATGGCACCGATCATGTCTTTCACCGCTGACGAAATTTGGGGCTACCTGCCGGGCGATCGTGCGCAATACGTCTTCACCGAAGAGTGGTACGACGGTCTGTTTGGTCTGGCTGATGATGAAACCCTCAACGATGCCTACTGGGCTGAGCTGCTGAAAGTGCGCGGCGAAGTCAACAAGGTGATTGAGCAGGCGCGTAGCGACAAACGTATCGGTGGTGCGCTGGAAGCAACGGTGACGTTATACGCAGATGCAGAGCTGGCGGCGAAATTGCAGGCGCTGGGTAACGAACTGCGCTTTGTCCTGCTGACTTCCGGCGCGACCGTGGCAGATTACGCCACCGCGAGTGATGAAGCGCAGCAGAGCGAATTGCTGAAAGGTCTGAAAATCGCGCTGCATAAAGCAGAAGGCGAGAAATGTCCGCGCTGCTGGCATTACACTACCGACGTCGGTCAGAACCCGGAACATGCGGCGGTCTGCGGACGTTGTTATACCAACGTAGCCGGTAACGGCGAAGAGCGTAAGTTTGCCTGA
- the lspA gene encoding signal peptidase II, translating to MSKAIFSTGLRWLWLVLVVIVVDFASKQWVMNNMMLHETRPLMPFLNLFYAHNYGAAFSFLADKGGWQRWFFAGIAIAIVVSLLVMMYRNPARNKLTNIAYALIIGGALGNLFDRAYHGFVVDFIDFYIGDWHFATFNIADCGICIGAALVVLEGFLSPKGKQVKD from the coding sequence ATGAGTAAAGCGATTTTCTCAACCGGATTGCGCTGGCTGTGGCTGGTGCTGGTGGTGATTGTGGTCGATTTCGCCAGTAAGCAGTGGGTCATGAACAACATGATGCTGCACGAAACGCGACCGCTGATGCCGTTCCTGAATCTGTTCTACGCGCACAACTATGGCGCGGCGTTCAGTTTCCTGGCGGATAAAGGCGGTTGGCAGCGCTGGTTCTTTGCCGGTATCGCCATCGCGATTGTGGTGTCGTTGCTGGTGATGATGTATCGCAACCCGGCTCGTAACAAATTAACCAACATTGCCTATGCGCTGATTATCGGCGGGGCATTAGGTAACCTGTTTGATCGCGCATATCACGGTTTTGTGGTCGATTTTATCGACTTCTATATCGGTGACTGGCATTTCGCGACCTTTAATATCGCTGACTGCGGCATCTGTATCGGTGCCGCGTTGGTGGTGCTGGAGGGCTTCTTAAGCCCAAAAGGCAAACAGGTTAAAGATTAA
- the fkpB gene encoding FKBP-type peptidyl-prolyl cis-trans isomerase, whose product MTDSVQRDSALLVHFTLKLEDGSTAESTRANGKPALFRLGDGSLSAALEQELLGRKVGDKHSFTLAPEDAFGGISPDLIQYFSRRDFIDAGEPEVGAIMLFSGMGGSEMPGVIREVSGDSITVDFNHPLAGQRIQFEIEVLEIDPVLEASDANPVS is encoded by the coding sequence ATGACAGACTCTGTACAGCGCGATAGCGCGTTGCTGGTGCATTTTACGCTGAAGCTGGAAGATGGTTCGACAGCGGAATCGACGCGCGCCAATGGCAAACCCGCGCTGTTTCGTCTCGGTGATGGCAGCCTGTCGGCGGCGCTGGAGCAGGAGTTGCTGGGACGTAAAGTGGGCGACAAGCACAGCTTTACCCTGGCACCGGAAGATGCCTTTGGTGGCATCAGTCCGGACCTGATCCAATACTTTTCGCGTCGTGATTTTATCGATGCAGGCGAGCCGGAAGTCGGTGCCATCATGCTGTTCAGCGGCATGGGCGGCAGCGAAATGCCGGGGGTGATCCGTGAAGTCTCCGGTGATTCCATCACCGTAGACTTCAATCACCCGCTGGCGGGTCAGCGCATTCAGTTTGAGATTGAAGTGTTGGAGATTGATCCGGTCCTGGAGGCAAGCGATGCAAATCCTGTTAGCTAA
- the ispH gene encoding 4-hydroxy-3-methylbut-2-enyl diphosphate reductase yields MQILLANPRGFCAGVDRAISIVERALEMYGAPIYVRHEVVHNRYVVSSLRERGAIFIEEISEVPDDAILIFSAHGVSQAVRAEAKARNLTMLFDATCPLVTKVHMEVARASRKGVEAILIGHAGHPEVEGTMGQYSNPNGGMYLVESPEDVFKLQVKDESNLCFMTQTTLSVDDTSDVIDALRQRFPAIIGPRKDDICYATTNRQEAVRVLARDAEVVLVVGSKNSSNSNRLAELAQRAGKLAKLIDSADDIQEEWVKGVTTIGVTAGASAPDVLVQQVIQRLRDLGGEAAIELIGREENIVFEVPKELRVEVRNVQ; encoded by the coding sequence ATGCAAATCCTGTTAGCTAACCCGCGTGGTTTCTGTGCGGGCGTGGATCGCGCCATTAGCATCGTTGAGCGCGCGCTGGAGATGTACGGCGCGCCAATCTATGTACGTCATGAAGTGGTACATAACCGCTATGTGGTAAGCAGCCTGCGCGAACGCGGTGCCATCTTTATCGAAGAGATCAGCGAAGTGCCGGATGACGCTATCCTGATCTTCTCCGCGCATGGGGTATCTCAGGCGGTACGTGCTGAGGCGAAGGCGCGTAATCTGACCATGCTGTTTGATGCCACCTGTCCGTTGGTGACCAAAGTGCATATGGAAGTGGCGCGCGCCAGCCGTAAAGGCGTCGAAGCCATTCTGATTGGACATGCAGGCCATCCGGAAGTGGAAGGCACGATGGGGCAATACAGCAACCCCAACGGCGGCATGTATCTGGTGGAATCACCGGAAGACGTGTTCAAATTGCAGGTCAAAGATGAAAGCAACCTGTGCTTTATGACCCAGACGACGTTGTCCGTTGATGATACGTCGGACGTGATTGACGCGCTGCGTCAGCGCTTCCCGGCGATCATCGGGCCACGCAAAGATGATATCTGCTATGCCACCACTAACCGCCAGGAAGCGGTGCGTGTGCTGGCGCGTGATGCAGAAGTGGTGCTGGTGGTCGGTTCGAAAAACTCCTCCAACTCCAATCGTCTGGCGGAACTGGCACAGCGCGCCGGTAAGCTGGCGAAGCTGATCGACTCTGCCGATGATATTCAGGAAGAGTGGGTAAAGGGCGTGACCACCATAGGTGTGACCGCTGGGGCTTCCGCGCCGGATGTTCTGGTGCAGCAGGTGATTCAGCGCCTGCGCGATCTGGGTGGTGAAGCAGCGATTGAGCTGATTGGCCGCGAAGAAAACATCGTGTTTGAAGTACCGAAAGAATTGCGTGTAGAAGTGCGCAACGTGCAGTAA
- the dapB gene encoding 4-hydroxy-tetrahydrodipicolinate reductase, protein MSEIRIAIVGAPGRMGRNLIQAAQQAEGVVLGAALARAGSSLIGSDAGELAGIGKTGVIITADLQQVVNDFDVLIDFTRPEGTLEYLAFCRQHQKAMVIGTTGFDEAGKAAIRAAAEEIGIVFAANFSVGVNLVLELLKQAAKVMGDYADIEIVEAHHRHKVDAPSGTALAMGEAIAEAMDWKLDEHAVYAREGHTGERKAQTIGFATVRAGDIVGEHTAMFADIGERVEITHKASSRMTFANGAVKAAYWLKDKKSGLYDMRDVLDLSML, encoded by the coding sequence ATGAGTGAAATCCGCATTGCTATTGTTGGTGCGCCGGGTCGCATGGGACGCAATTTGATTCAGGCCGCGCAGCAGGCGGAAGGCGTCGTGCTAGGTGCTGCGCTGGCGCGTGCCGGTTCGTCATTGATCGGTAGTGACGCCGGTGAGTTGGCAGGTATTGGCAAGACCGGGGTGATCATCACTGCGGATTTGCAGCAGGTGGTCAACGACTTCGACGTGTTGATCGACTTCACTCGCCCGGAAGGTACGCTGGAATACCTGGCTTTTTGCCGCCAGCACCAAAAAGCGATGGTGATTGGTACCACCGGTTTTGATGAGGCAGGTAAAGCGGCGATTCGTGCCGCGGCAGAAGAGATTGGCATCGTGTTTGCGGCCAACTTCAGCGTTGGTGTGAACCTGGTGCTGGAACTGCTGAAACAAGCCGCAAAAGTGATGGGCGATTATGCCGATATTGAAATCGTAGAAGCGCATCACCGTCATAAAGTTGATGCACCATCAGGCACAGCGCTGGCGATGGGTGAAGCCATTGCTGAAGCAATGGACTGGAAACTGGACGAGCACGCCGTCTACGCGCGTGAAGGCCATACCGGTGAGCGTAAAGCGCAAACCATCGGTTTCGCTACCGTTCGCGCCGGTGATATCGTCGGTGAACATACCGCGATGTTTGCAGATATCGGGGAGCGCGTTGAGATTACCCACAAGGCTTCCAGCCGCATGACCTTTGCAAATGGAGCCGTAAAAGCCGCTTATTGGCTTAAAGACAAGAAATCTGGCCTTTATGACATGCGTGATGTGCTGGATTTATCGATGTTGTGA